One Scomber japonicus isolate fScoJap1 chromosome 1, fScoJap1.pri, whole genome shotgun sequence DNA window includes the following coding sequences:
- the LOC128362716 gene encoding high choriolytic enzyme 1-like: protein MTPVVLFVLLLSLTAVPPGATEEGDDGDSSQDVSEVIARANANITRRLIHGDIAPNLRRNAVPCTARGCKWPKSGRYVTVPYTIASHYSTNERNFIISTLESFHRSTCIRFQRRTSRDRNYLYFFSESGCWSYLGRQGGGQYVSLKRNGCLYTGTVQHEVLHALGFHHEQVRSDRDRYVRILTQNIQSGMQHNFNKVQTNNLGTPYDFNSVMHYSNYAFSRNGRPTIVARSNPNLSFGHARALSRNDIARVNRLYRC from the exons ATGACTCCAGTCgtcctcttcgtcctcctcctctccctgacAGCTGTTCCTCCG gGTGCAACTGAAGAAGGAGATGATGGAG actCATCTCAGGACGTCTCTGAAGTCATTGCAAGAGCAAATGCTAACATAA CAAGGAGGCTGATTCATGGGGACATTGCCCCAAATCTGAGAAGGAACGCTGTTCCCTGCACTGCTAGAGGCTGCAAATGGCCTAAAAGTGGACGCTATGTAACAGTGCCTTACACCATCGCCTCCCACTACT CCACAAACGAGCGCAACTTCATCATCAGTACTCTGGAGTCCTTCCATAGGTCCACTTGTATTCGCTTTCAGAGGAGGACCTCAAGGGATCGCAATTACCTCTACTTCTTCTCTGAATCTGG GTGCTGGTCCTACCTGGGCCGTCAGGGAGGAGGACAGTATGTCTCCTTAAAGAGAAACGGCTGTCTGTACACGGGCACAGTGCAGCACGAGGTTCTCCACGCTCTCGGCTTCCACCACGAACAAGTCCGCTCTGACAGAGACAGATACGTCAGAATCCTCACCCAGAACATCCAGTCAG GAATGCAACACAACTTCAACAAGGTGCAGACCAACAACCTGGGAACTCCCTATGACTTCAACTCCGTCATGCATTACAGCAA CTACGCCTTCTCCAGAAACGGGCGACCCACCATCGTTGCCAGGAGCAACCCGAACCTTAGCTTCGGACATGCCAGGGCGTTGAGTCGCAATGACATCGCCCGTGTCAACAGGCTGTACAGatgttga